A segment of the Panicum hallii strain FIL2 chromosome 1, PHallii_v3.1, whole genome shotgun sequence genome:
GCCCTTGTCGCTGCTGCTAGCCTTCTTGGCCGGGCCGTTGCCGCCGCCGACGCAGAGCGCCTTCCGCAGGCCGAGCATCTCCTTCCACCGGCTGGATCCCTTGCTGGCGGATGCCCTTTCGTCGTCGTCGCTGGCACCGCCGCCGCGGAGCTCGTCGCGGAGCGTGgtgggcggccggccggcgaagGCGCCGTTGTCCTTAAAGGGCAGGATCCTGCCCTTGGAGAAGAGCTGGTCCGCGGCCATCATGGGGTGGCTGCCCACCGAGAACTCGAAGTTGAGGTCCTCCTCCTGGCACCGCAGGCTCATCGCCCGGTtctgcaccggcggcggcggctcgacgGCGAAGTCGCTGGAGAAGGAGATGCGCGGGCCCAGCGCCGCCGGCGGCTGCGGCCCGCCGCCGAACCCCGCGGCGCCGTCCGGGTTGTACATGTTGATGCACGCCATCGCGCGGTCGTGGCTGTGCTGGTGGTGGGCGTCGCCTGACCGTGACCTCCTCGCGCGCTTCTGCTCCCTCTCGTGCGCTGCCTCCTCCTCTTCCACCGTGAGCTGATGAGCTGAGCTTCGCGTGCAGCGCAGGATGTGGTGGGGGCTTTTAAAAGGTGGTGGGGTGGTGGTGGTAGCGGTGGTGCGTGAGGGCGAGCGAGCGGCCGGAAGCGAGACGGTGTACCGAGTGGGCGGTCTAGTCACTGTTTGGGCGCTGGCAGGTTAGTTTGGATGGTTTATATAAGGAAGAGGGGCTTAGCGAAATGCGTAGCGTGAAGGTCTCCGGTGGATGGGCGATGCAATTGTTTAGCACCGCCAAAGAGTAAATGGAGATGATTGAGGTGTGCAGAGGCCAGAATGTGACTTGTAATATCCTTCTCCTTACTGTTACCTCTCTTAATGAAAAACGTGCTGTCGAAAAAGAAATAGTTACTTACAGTGAACACTAATATATATATCAATATATATGATCGATCATATGCTGTAAACCTGTGCCATTGACTATTACACGTACCACCTCCATCTCTTCTATTGGCTTCCATGCACACTTTGACTATGACGATCTCTGACTATTAGTTATATATTTTCTTAATAATGAAAGTAAACTCTCAAACTCAAATTACTCCTCCTGTTTCATAATATTTGTCCAAACCGCATACCTGAAACTTTACTAGCTGAGTAATACATACACAATTTCAGCAAATTTGACGCTACATCTATCTAGTAATAACAACAATAATAATGCCAAAATTCCGTAAAAGTCTACATAACATTTGTGCCTTCTAGGTATACAGGCAAGGTGAATAACTGAATATTGCAAAACGAAAATCTAGCAGCATATATATTAGCATTAAATGAAAATAATACGGTGGCCACTGCATATTGCATACACGCATTTCTTAAAGAGGACAGAGTGATCTGTTCGTGCCagaattttgttttacagtccCAGAGTTCTTAAGCTTCCCCCCCGGGCAAGTCATGTGGAGGAAAATGAGATGATTCCCAAACCTGCTGACTTTTCTTTGCTGTAAGAAGGCTGGGCCGCTGATATGCGATCTCGAGGGGTTGGATGATGGATCGCACGTCTCCATACGGATCCGACGACGCATGGACGTACGTGGGGGGAAGAATCGAGAGCGTCGGCGTCAGAAAAATAgattctctcttctctccataTAAAGGGTAGAGTTGCTTGCATAGGTAGCAAATGCTGCTGGTGCCTGGTTTGACTGTGGTCAAACTATATTTGTCCAAGCCTCCATGCATGTTCTTTGGCGATACTGCGAAGGTACATGCAGTTTATAAAAAACCAACTTGGTGGTTGGATAGATTGAATTCTGGTACTCCCTCTCAGTAGTTGCGCACGTGGATCTGGGCACCATGAGCTGTAGTTTCTCCTTTTCTCGAATTGGTGTTTGTCCTGAGTCTGTTGTACTACAGTACTGGAGGACGATGCATTACCTTCCATCTAACGCCGTTGCATTCTTTTACTCTGACAAAGCCAAAAGGCACGTCCTGCAAGGCAGCAATACAAGTTGGCAACCAGACAAGTAATGCCCACCAGAAATTGCATGTTCTAATCACATCTTAAGTTCTATCCACATTCACTCGTTTCAACTCAACTTACGCTCAAATGCTCACATTTGGACCATTGCTTTGTAAACATACATCAAGGAAATTATACACAGTAAAGCCATAACGGTatgaaaaataaatataaaaacgTCCCTACAAATATCATTTCAACGTGtcaaaccaaatatttttatatTTACATTTTTAAAATATTAAGTGATCGTACTCTCCCCGTCCCAGAATATAGCTACTTTTAGGTTTTTTTCAAAGTCAAACTTTTTAAACTTTGGTCATGGATTGTAAAAAAACTATAAAGATTGATAACATGAAAATGATATTAGTATATTCATAATCAAACCAACTATCATAATATGTAATCTTTTCTatttaaaaataattatttttaaaGATATTATTGGTCAAAGATATAAATATTTAACTTTGACCAAGTTAAAAAGTTGTTATATTTTGAGACGGAGGTAGTATAAAGAAACGATGACAAGCAAATGCCGATTATAAGGTCTGACCGGCCAATCGTACAGAAAACCGCCCCTCGTCTCTTGTATACACTACTGTCTACAGGGCCCAGCTCGCCGCGAATAATCAGTATCCAGTACGGTTCATAATGTTGAGGGCCGGCGCCCAAGTCGATATTATCATCGTGTCTAGATTTTGTTTGCTGCTACCAGTACGACATGATTATTAATGTTGATCGGACATGTAATAATTGTGTAGCAACATCTAATAATTTAGTGGTCTACATAAACCGAGAAGCTAACCTTTCCTGCATTCCCAGAGGTGGAGTACAAGCCTCAGTCCATAATTGCGGGGAAGGGGGGAGATTAGCGATGTTCCGAGGCGTGGGCAGCAGTCGCTTTCGTCATCGATCACTTGGTGATCCACCATGCGACACAGAATCACACCGGGGGACTGTTCGAAAGCATGCAGGACGATGGGACTTGAGGCTTCGTTCATGAACCGAATACCAAGGAACAAGAAACCCGTACGGCCCAACCGCCGACGGTGCAGGGGTGTAGGCCGGTGGTAGCTTTCTTGGCGCGGATTAGGGACCAGCTGCTACTGCTGAGAACCTGAGACGAAGAGCACACAAGATGAGCCCAGAAAGCGACCGTCATTAGAAGTGAACAAACATGCTGTTCAGGGAGAAAGCGACTCCGTGATTAAGAGCTCTAAATGCAGGTAACCTGCGATCAAAGCAAATTGGAGTACACGAGAACCAAGCATAGAATCAGAGAAGTGTGACGGTTCTGACGTCAAAGTGGAGGTAAAACTTCATATGACTCGACTTTCGACATGAAAACGTAAGTCTTTGTCAAGAAACACTCTTACGTTGTCACCACCCCACCACAAGGCTCAAAGAGCTACAGAAGTATAGATTCGTGAAGCAACATGCCAACACATGCAAAGAATTAAGAAAAGCCAGATCATGCCAGTGTTGGTAGAATCCACTTGATTTGTTGAAAGCTAGAAACTGACGAAGATGAAAACTGTAATTCTACACTATCCACGATTGGAACCATCAGAGATCAGGAATAATCACAGCTATAGTAAAATGAACACGAGCACAATCATGTTAAAAATATCTAGCTTAACAAGGTCCGGAGGTATAATCAGGCAATGAGCTGAGCACAAGCAAGGGGAAGTTGGTGACAAAATCATTAGACTGATACTTGACCGGTTTGTTATTAGCCATGGTGAGCTGGCGACATCGACCTCTCGGAATAGGACCATGTGATCCCCAAGAATCCTCCCCATTTTGGCTCCACCTCTATGACCAAGCAATGATAACACAAGTCCTTGGTCTTGTGCCACCAGGTGACAACGGACCAGTCAAAGAGATCTTGTTCCATTGTAATGTTGGGTCCTATTTGTAATAAATCACGACAGCACCACTATTGGAAATAGGACCATTTTAAACACCATTGTGGTTTCATCGTTATACTTCACATCAGAACTTATGGCAACTTACCCCATGCAAGGGTGGGATAGGGGTTCGGAAGTTTTATCGGTCTGTGTGGGAGACCTTCTCTTAAACAATGCTTGGGGGGCAGCTTGCCCCTCGCAGAtcgagttttttttttccttttctggtTCAGAAAAAAAGCACACATGGTAAGTGCTGCAGTGTTGCATTGCCTGAATGGCAAATTGACTGGCAGCAGGACAAAGAGATTAACATTGCTGTTCATAAACTAACACTAGTATCATGTGCCATAAAACATATTCCACAAAAATATACTGCAGGAAACATGATTCTTATGCTGAGCAAGAGGTTGCTCCAATAGAAGTCAGAAAAACAGAGTTCCAACTCAAGTAGGGTTCTTGCTACCTTTTAACCCGGAGCTCAAGATTCAGTTGTGCAGTGTTACGAAGTGGTGCCACTACCCCCTTCTAGTCATAAAAAGCATAGATAATTTAATTTTTCCACCAGTCTGAAGAATCATGTGTTAAACATCCTTATTTGCAATGTACCATATGGCAAATAGATCATAAGGTTGACATACCCAACTCTACCCTCTCTTTCTTTTGGTGCCAATTGGTATTCAGAATATGGACATAGTAAGGCAAGAGAAACATGCAAAATATGATGATCAGATGCAACTTGAGAAGCTTTTCAAATTTAGCACTTGCTTCCATTCCCTTCCATTAGGAGCTAGGACATTAGTATTGTTCTGATACAGTAATTTCGGAATAACGGAACATGTGCAAAGCTTGA
Coding sequences within it:
- the LOC112900101 gene encoding uncharacterized protein LOC112900101 isoform X1 translates to MACINMYNPDGAAGFGGGPQPPAALGPRISFSSDFAVEPPPPVQNRAMSLRCQEEDLNFEFSVGSHPMMAADQLFSKGRILPFKDNGAFAGRPPTTLRDELRGGGASDDDERASASKGSSRWKEMLGLRKALCVGGGNGPAKKASSSDKGIADADMVTADMAASNQQEL
- the LOC112900101 gene encoding uncharacterized protein LOC112900101 isoform X2; translation: MACINMYNPDGAAGFGGGPQPPAALGPRISFSSDFAVEPPPPVQNRAMSLRCQEEDLNFEFSVGSHPMMAADQLFSKGRILPFKDNGAFAGRPPTTLRDELRGGGASDDDERASASKGSSRWKEMLGLRKALCVGGGNGPAKKASSSDKGIADADMVTADMAASNQEL